In one Nitrospira sp. genomic region, the following are encoded:
- the mutS gene encoding DNA mismatch repair protein MutS: protein MTDSDLTPLMRQYREVKRAYGNAILFFRVGDFYEMFYEDAEEASRLLSIALTSRDKSSAAPVPLCGVPYHAATGYIAKLLKAGKTVALCDQVEDPKLAKGLVRREVVRLYTPGTLTDAELLTPAEANFLASVCPAPRDDSVIGLATLELSTGEFWVTECSGAQVLGNLRDELVRVDPRELLYPATLAGPVRDVCTGLGGTRPCAQDPSVFDPRETERTLIEQFRTASLDGFGCQGLSAGIQAAGALVRYLKETRPTASLAHLRGLRVRRAGDEMHLDGATIRNLELARPLVAGREDATLLAVLDRTVTTMGSRLLRDWIVRPLVRVEPIRARLDAVEELLRSLESRTAIRTALRTVQDMLRLSSRISLGAASPRDLLALKQSVAALPELRARVAAGKAPMLREMGEAWDNLADVHALIEKTILPEAPVSVRDGGIICEGYDPALDALRTIGRDGKHWLAQLEARERERTGIDSLKVRFNQVFGYYIEITKTNLAKVPADYSRKQTLANAERFITPALKELEDKVTGADLKQKALEQELFEHIRVQLARETARIQTMGAALALLDVLASLAETAALNGYARPAVDDGGEIRIADGRHPVVERLDLPQGFVPNDTMLDLDASRLLILTGPNMAGKSTYLRQVALIVLMAQMGGFVPARSAHIGLVDRIFTRVGASDNLAAGQSTFMVEMTETAQILNSATARSLIVLDEIGRGTSTYDGLSIAWAVAEYIQDRAHVGARTMFATHYHEMTDLATRHEGVKNYTVAVKEQNETVLFLRKIVAGGADRSYGIHVAQLAGLPAPVIHRAKEVLAQLEQPPVSVPPGPQTQLGLTAPDPTLPTPHPLIEAVRQIDLFSMTPLEAMNRLAELQRKLDDEHQK, encoded by the coding sequence ATGACCGATTCCGATCTGACTCCCCTCATGCGCCAATACCGCGAGGTGAAGCGCGCCTACGGAAATGCCATTCTGTTTTTCCGTGTTGGCGATTTCTATGAAATGTTCTACGAGGATGCGGAAGAAGCCTCCCGGCTTCTGTCGATCGCCCTCACCTCACGTGACAAGTCGAGCGCCGCGCCCGTGCCCCTCTGTGGCGTGCCCTACCATGCCGCCACCGGCTACATCGCCAAATTGCTGAAAGCCGGGAAGACCGTCGCTCTGTGTGACCAGGTCGAGGATCCGAAACTCGCCAAGGGCCTCGTGCGCCGCGAAGTCGTCCGCCTCTACACCCCCGGCACCCTGACAGACGCCGAATTACTCACCCCTGCGGAAGCCAATTTTCTGGCTTCGGTCTGCCCCGCGCCGCGCGACGACTCCGTTATCGGATTGGCCACGCTAGAACTCTCCACCGGGGAATTCTGGGTGACGGAATGTTCCGGCGCCCAGGTGCTGGGAAATCTTCGGGATGAACTGGTGCGGGTGGACCCCCGCGAACTGCTCTACCCCGCGACGCTCGCCGGGCCGGTCCGTGACGTCTGCACCGGACTAGGCGGGACGCGACCCTGCGCCCAGGATCCGTCTGTGTTTGACCCCCGCGAGACCGAACGTACACTGATCGAGCAGTTCCGCACGGCCTCGCTGGACGGTTTTGGCTGCCAGGGCCTGTCGGCCGGCATTCAGGCGGCGGGCGCGCTCGTGCGGTATTTGAAGGAGACGCGGCCGACGGCCAGTCTCGCGCACCTGCGCGGGCTGCGCGTCCGCCGGGCCGGCGATGAGATGCACCTGGACGGCGCGACGATCCGCAATCTCGAGCTGGCCCGCCCGCTGGTGGCAGGCCGCGAAGACGCCACGCTGCTTGCCGTGCTGGATCGCACCGTCACCACGATGGGGAGCCGCCTGCTGCGTGATTGGATTGTCCGCCCGCTCGTCCGCGTCGAGCCGATCCGCGCGCGGCTCGACGCCGTGGAGGAACTGCTCCGGTCGCTCGAATCCCGTACTGCCATCCGGACGGCCTTGCGGACCGTGCAGGACATGCTGCGCCTCAGCAGCCGCATCTCGCTAGGGGCAGCCTCGCCGCGCGATCTGCTGGCGCTCAAGCAGTCCGTCGCAGCTCTCCCGGAACTCCGCGCGCGGGTGGCGGCCGGGAAGGCCCCCATGCTGCGCGAGATGGGCGAAGCCTGGGACAACCTCGCCGACGTGCATGCGCTCATCGAGAAGACCATCCTGCCGGAGGCGCCGGTATCTGTCCGCGACGGTGGCATCATCTGCGAAGGCTATGACCCTGCGCTCGACGCGTTACGGACGATCGGGCGGGACGGGAAACACTGGCTCGCGCAATTGGAAGCGCGCGAGCGCGAGCGGACCGGCATCGACTCACTCAAGGTCCGCTTCAACCAGGTCTTCGGCTACTACATCGAGATCACGAAAACCAACCTGGCGAAGGTTCCCGCCGACTACAGCCGCAAGCAGACGCTGGCCAACGCCGAGCGGTTCATCACGCCGGCATTGAAGGAGTTGGAGGACAAGGTCACCGGCGCCGACCTGAAGCAGAAGGCACTCGAACAGGAGCTCTTCGAGCACATCCGGGTGCAACTGGCGCGGGAGACCGCCCGTATCCAGACGATGGGAGCCGCCCTCGCCCTGCTCGACGTGCTGGCATCGCTCGCGGAAACAGCTGCGCTCAACGGCTACGCGCGGCCCGCCGTGGACGACGGTGGGGAGATTCGCATCGCCGACGGCCGCCATCCGGTCGTGGAGCGGCTGGACCTGCCACAGGGCTTCGTGCCCAACGACACGATGCTCGACCTGGACGCGAGCCGGCTGCTGATCCTCACCGGCCCCAACATGGCCGGCAAGAGTACCTATCTCAGGCAGGTCGCGTTAATCGTGCTGATGGCCCAGATGGGTGGCTTCGTGCCGGCCCGCTCGGCCCACATCGGCCTCGTCGACCGGATTTTCACGAGAGTCGGCGCCTCCGATAACCTAGCCGCGGGCCAGAGCACCTTCATGGTGGAGATGACCGAGACGGCGCAGATCCTCAACAGCGCCACCGCGCGAAGTCTCATCGTGTTGGACGAGATCGGGCGCGGCACCAGCACCTATGACGGCCTCAGTATCGCCTGGGCCGTTGCAGAATACATTCAGGACCGCGCCCACGTCGGTGCGCGGACGATGTTCGCCACGCACTACCACGAAATGACGGACCTGGCCACCCGGCACGAGGGCGTCAAGAACTACACGGTGGCGGTCAAGGAACAGAACGAAACCGTACTGTTTTTGAGAAAGATCGTGGCGGGCGGCGCCGACCGGAGCTACGGTATCCACGTGGCCCAATTGGCCGGCCTGCCCGCCCCCGTTATCCACCGGGCGAAGGAAGTCTTGGCGCAACTGGAACAGCCACCGGTCTCGGTGCCGCCAGGCCCGCAGACGCAGCTAGGATTGACGGCTCCCGATCCCACCCTGCCCACGCCACATCCTCTTATCGAGGCGGTCCGCCAGATCGATCTCTTCTCTATGACCCCACTCGAGGCCATGAACCGCCTGGCCGAGCTGCAGCGGAAACTCGACGACGAGCACCAGAAATAA
- a CDS encoding LapA family protein, translating into MIRLVLVCILLALSLSFFLQNQEPVVTLRYFFGLKTAETRVYVPILSAFVIGLLVSSILLFPAWVKGRIALRRRSKQLQEAEAELDQLREQQRGTAGEQPSASEPADDQTG; encoded by the coding sequence ATGATCCGCCTGGTCCTCGTGTGCATCCTGCTGGCGCTCTCGCTGAGCTTTTTCCTGCAGAACCAGGAACCGGTCGTCACGCTACGCTATTTCTTCGGATTGAAAACGGCCGAGACGAGGGTCTACGTGCCGATCCTCAGCGCCTTCGTGATTGGCCTCCTGGTCTCCTCCATCCTGCTCTTTCCCGCCTGGGTCAAGGGCAGAATCGCGCTGCGCCGCCGGAGCAAGCAGCTCCAGGAGGCCGAGGCCGAACTCGACCAACTGCGCGAGCAGCAGCGCGGAACGGCCGGCGAGCAGCCGTCGGCATCTGAACCGGCCGACGACCAGACGGGATGA
- a CDS encoding HIT domain-containing protein, whose protein sequence is MKVLWAPWRMAYIKRARTPAGCIFCLKPRARRDAANLLLHRGKHGFIMMNLFPYNNGHLLIAPYRHVRTLEQLPDDVSLDLMRLTRLALKVLRTEMQPEGFNVGLNLGRAAGAGIDSHVHLHIVPRWNGDTNFMPLLGAVRVMPEHLHATYRKLRARFEALTMPSKKRTRR, encoded by the coding sequence ATGAAGGTGCTCTGGGCGCCCTGGCGCATGGCCTATATCAAGCGCGCACGCACGCCGGCCGGCTGCATTTTCTGCCTCAAACCGCGCGCGCGGCGGGACGCTGCCAACCTCCTGCTCCATCGCGGAAAGCACGGCTTCATCATGATGAACCTCTTTCCCTACAACAACGGCCATCTCTTGATCGCGCCCTATCGGCACGTCAGAACACTGGAGCAGCTCCCCGATGACGTCTCGCTGGACCTGATGCGCCTCACCCGACTGGCCTTGAAAGTCCTACGCACGGAGATGCAGCCGGAAGGCTTCAACGTCGGGCTCAACCTGGGACGGGCCGCCGGCGCCGGCATCGACAGTCACGTGCATCTCCACATCGTGCCGCGCTGGAACGGCGACACAAACTTCATGCCCCTGCTCGGTGCCGTTCGCGTGATGCCGGAACATCTGCACGCCACTTACCGGAAGCTCAGGGCGCGCTTCGAGGCACTGACGATGCCCAGCAAGAAACGGACCCGCCGATGA
- the tsaE gene encoding tRNA (adenosine(37)-N6)-threonylcarbamoyltransferase complex ATPase subunit type 1 TsaE, with translation MTRATRARRRRRPSPARRPRLSDTWQYLAQSPPDTERLGRRLGRALKGGDVLALYGELGAGKTALVRGIAAGLGASPEGVSSPTFVLIHEYRGRLRLAHADLYRIESAVELAQLGLSDYDDGKTVTAIEWADRAGIDLPVARLEIYLQHHGPTSRKLRFVARGARAQRLLMQLTARQRAPGL, from the coding sequence ATGACGCGCGCGACTAGGGCACGCAGGCGGCGCCGTCCGTCCCCGGCACGGCGGCCCCGCCTTTCGGACACGTGGCAGTATCTGGCACAATCCCCGCCGGACACGGAGCGGCTGGGTCGGCGGCTGGGTCGGGCCCTGAAAGGCGGCGACGTGCTGGCGCTCTACGGAGAATTGGGCGCGGGCAAGACGGCGCTGGTGCGCGGCATTGCCGCCGGGCTAGGCGCTTCGCCGGAAGGCGTCAGCAGCCCGACCTTTGTGTTGATTCACGAGTACCGTGGGCGCCTGCGCCTGGCACACGCGGACCTGTACCGGATCGAGTCGGCGGTGGAATTGGCGCAGCTCGGCCTGTCGGATTACGACGACGGCAAGACGGTGACGGCGATCGAATGGGCAGACAGGGCCGGCATCGACTTGCCGGTTGCCCGGCTAGAGATTTATCTGCAGCATCATGGCCCCACTTCGCGCAAACTGCGGTTTGTCGCGCGGGGCGCGCGGGCCCAGCGCCTGCTGATGCAATTGACCGCAAGGCAACGGGCCCCGGGCTTGTGA
- a CDS encoding NAD(P)H-hydrate dehydratase, whose product MKIVTAAQMRALDRRTITEAKIPGLTLMERAGRSVVAAMERLYGPLAGRTITIVCGKGNNGGDGFVVGRLLKKSCAKVRILLLAKPGDLSGDAKTMHRRFVAAARAQSVSVTPTPAALRAALAQSELIVDALLGTGLSTPVAEAYHGAIEAINDAGRPVVAVDLPSGIHADTGTVLGTAVRADLTVTFGLPKLGLYTGAGLDHAGAVEVADIGIPSDFVAAPDSRVALLTHAAVRRLVPDRRPASHKGTYGHAGIIAGSVGKTGAAALAAKAALRIGAGLVTVATPAGVNDVLEAKLLEAMTVPMPDTKAQTLARTGLEELLSFVRARTAVAIGPGLSTHPETIELIQTLVPRLDKPSVLDADALNALAGRTARLTECKQPPIATPHPGEMARLVDTTTSAINADRIGSAVRFAQTHRVILVLKGARTVVAHPDGHAAVCPTGNPGMATAGTGDVLTGMLVGLLAQGLAPWDAACAGVYLHGLAGDLAAAQTGMAGLIAGDVIEQIPHALIDVLHDARD is encoded by the coding sequence ATGAAGATCGTCACCGCCGCACAGATGCGTGCACTGGACCGCCGGACCATCACGGAGGCGAAGATACCGGGGCTGACTCTCATGGAGCGGGCCGGCCGCAGCGTGGTAGCGGCAATGGAACGGCTCTATGGGCCGCTGGCCGGGCGGACCATCACGATTGTGTGCGGCAAGGGCAACAACGGCGGCGACGGGTTCGTCGTCGGCCGCCTCCTGAAAAAATCCTGCGCGAAGGTCCGCATCCTGCTCCTGGCTAAGCCGGGAGATCTGAGCGGCGATGCCAAAACCATGCATCGCCGCTTTGTTGCAGCGGCCCGCGCACAGTCCGTTTCGGTTACTCCAACACCAGCGGCGCTTCGCGCCGCGCTGGCACAGAGCGAGCTGATCGTAGACGCGCTGCTGGGCACCGGCCTGTCGACGCCGGTCGCGGAGGCCTACCACGGAGCGATCGAGGCGATCAACGATGCCGGGCGGCCGGTTGTGGCGGTTGACCTGCCCTCCGGCATCCACGCCGACACGGGGACCGTCCTGGGCACCGCCGTGCGCGCAGATCTCACCGTCACGTTCGGCCTGCCAAAACTGGGACTCTACACGGGCGCGGGACTCGATCATGCAGGCGCAGTGGAGGTCGCCGACATCGGCATCCCGTCCGATTTCGTGGCGGCCCCCGACAGCCGCGTCGCGCTCCTCACGCACGCGGCGGTCCGCCGCCTGGTTCCCGATCGCCGGCCGGCCTCCCACAAGGGCACCTACGGCCATGCCGGCATCATCGCGGGCTCGGTCGGAAAAACCGGAGCGGCAGCCCTGGCCGCGAAGGCCGCGCTGCGCATCGGCGCCGGCCTCGTCACGGTCGCCACCCCGGCGGGCGTCAACGACGTGCTCGAAGCCAAGCTGCTCGAGGCCATGACCGTGCCCATGCCCGACACGAAGGCGCAGACGCTCGCGCGGACCGGATTGGAAGAATTGCTCTCGTTTGTCCGTGCGCGGACCGCAGTGGCCATCGGCCCCGGTCTCTCGACCCATCCGGAAACCATCGAGCTGATCCAGACGCTCGTGCCGAGATTGGACAAGCCATCCGTGCTCGACGCCGATGCGCTCAACGCGCTGGCCGGACGGACCGCCCGGCTGACGGAATGCAAGCAGCCACCAATCGCAACGCCCCATCCTGGCGAGATGGCCCGGCTGGTGGACACGACGACTTCGGCGATCAACGCCGACCGTATCGGATCCGCCGTGAGATTCGCGCAGACACACCGGGTGATACTTGTGCTCAAGGGCGCCCGCACCGTCGTCGCGCATCCGGATGGCCACGCGGCGGTCTGCCCGACGGGTAATCCGGGCATGGCAACCGCCGGAACTGGCGACGTGCTCACGGGCATGCTCGTCGGTCTGCTGGCGCAGGGACTCGCGCCGTGGGACGCTGCCTGCGCGGGCGTTTATCTGCATGGCCTTGCCGGCGACCTCGCCGCCGCGCAGACGGGGATGGCCGGCCTGATTGCCGGCGACGTCATCGAGCAGATTCCCCATGCTCTCATCGACGTCCTCCATGACGCGCGCGACTAG
- a CDS encoding holo-ACP synthase, producing the protein MIVGIGLDLVKIDRVRTIADRWKARFLDRLYTPTERRACMKKASPYASLAGRFAAKEALLKALGIGWADGVRWRDIEVLNDRSGRPRATVSGRVKTLMTRAGVTDIQLSLSHDTDYAVAQVVLTKDG; encoded by the coding sequence ATGATCGTCGGCATTGGGCTTGACCTTGTCAAAATCGACCGTGTGCGGACCATCGCGGACCGGTGGAAAGCGCGTTTTCTCGACCGGCTCTACACGCCGACGGAGCGCCGTGCCTGCATGAAAAAAGCCTCCCCCTACGCCTCGCTCGCCGGGCGGTTTGCCGCGAAGGAGGCCCTGCTCAAGGCGCTGGGCATCGGCTGGGCAGACGGGGTCCGCTGGCGCGACATCGAAGTGCTCAACGACCGCTCGGGCCGCCCGCGCGCCACCGTGTCCGGCCGCGTGAAAACGCTCATGACACGCGCCGGTGTCACGGACATCCAGCTGAGTCTGTCGCACGACACAGATTACGCCGTCGCCCAGGTCGTGCTGACAAAAGACGGCTAA